One genomic window of Streptomonospora nanhaiensis includes the following:
- a CDS encoding ATP-binding protein has translation MSHPATGAALRPHAEQSYADELAALERADSRPRPPGWRMSPWAVTQYILGGKLDDGTEITPKYIGHRRVVEIAVATLATDRALLLLGVPGTAKTWLSEHLAAAISGDSTLLVQGTAGTAEEAIRYGWNYARLLAEGPSEAALVPSPVMTAMADGRLARVEELTRIPSDVQDALITVLSEKALPVPELSMEVQAQRGFNVIATANDRDRGVNDLSSALRRRFNTVVLPVPATIDEEIDIVTRRVADLGRSLELPEVPTSLAEIRRVVTVFRELRQGVTTDGKAKVKSPSGTLSTAEAISVVTNGIALAAHFGDGTLRPADVAAGIHGAVVQDPVSDSVVWREYLETVARERDGWDGFYRACREVSR, from the coding sequence TTGAGCCACCCCGCCACCGGGGCCGCGCTGCGGCCGCACGCGGAGCAGAGCTACGCCGACGAGCTGGCCGCGCTCGAACGCGCCGACTCCCGCCCGCGCCCGCCGGGGTGGCGGATGTCGCCGTGGGCCGTCACCCAGTACATCCTGGGCGGCAAGCTCGACGACGGCACCGAGATCACCCCCAAGTACATCGGCCACCGCCGCGTCGTGGAGATCGCCGTGGCCACCCTGGCCACCGACCGCGCGCTGCTGCTGCTGGGTGTGCCCGGCACCGCCAAGACCTGGCTGTCGGAGCACCTGGCGGCGGCCATCTCCGGCGACTCCACCCTGCTGGTCCAGGGCACCGCCGGCACCGCCGAGGAGGCCATCCGCTACGGCTGGAACTACGCGCGGCTGCTGGCCGAGGGGCCCTCGGAGGCCGCGCTGGTGCCCAGCCCGGTCATGACCGCCATGGCCGACGGCCGCCTGGCCCGCGTCGAGGAGCTGACCCGCATCCCCTCCGACGTCCAGGACGCGCTGATCACCGTCCTGTCGGAGAAGGCGCTGCCGGTCCCGGAGCTGAGCATGGAGGTCCAGGCCCAGCGCGGGTTCAACGTGATCGCCACCGCCAACGACCGCGACCGCGGCGTCAACGACCTCTCCAGCGCGCTGCGCCGCCGCTTCAACACCGTGGTGCTGCCGGTCCCGGCCACCATCGACGAGGAGATCGACATCGTCACCCGGCGCGTGGCCGACCTCGGCCGTTCGCTGGAGCTGCCCGAGGTCCCCACCAGCCTGGCCGAGATCCGCCGCGTGGTGACCGTCTTCCGCGAGCTGCGCCAGGGCGTCACCACCGACGGCAAGGCCAAGGTGAAGTCGCCCAGCGGCACGCTCAGCACCGCCGAGGCGATCTCGGTGGTCACCAACGGCATCGCGCTGGCCGCGCACTTCGGCGACGGCACCCTGCGCCCCGCCGACGTCGCCGCGGGCATCCACGGCGCCGTGGTGCAGGACCCCGTCTCCGACTCCGTGGTGTGGCGGGAGTACCTGGAGACCGTGGCGCGCGAGCGCGACGGGTGGGACGGCTTCTACCGCGCCTGCCGCGAAGTGAGCCGCTGA
- a CDS encoding magnesium and cobalt transport protein CorA, translating into MAQRNPLAWLPSIRDAQQARRSARPQPPEQSMDPRADHRRPADDTPPVQDSVIDAAVYVDGRRQEGPTDILDIADLHRRTPSHAGALAWIGLLRPSSSQLLAVADEFGLHALAVEDAIVAHQRPKLERYDDTLFVVLKSARYLDAAEEVEFGEIHLFVGKHFVITVRHNDAPDLSVVRKRLEDEPELLARGPEAVLYAVLDAVVDGYAPVVAGLQNDIDEIETQVFAGDPAVSRRIYKLSREVIEFQRAAQPLLPMLRSLGEGFEKYDTDEELRRYLRDVADHATTVAERVSGFRDMLQNILTVNATLVTEAQNDEMRRVTEASYLQGEQVKKISAWAAILFAPSLITGVYGMNFTHMPELEWVLGYPWALVLMVGISVALYVVFKWRKWM; encoded by the coding sequence ATGGCTCAACGCAACCCACTCGCCTGGCTGCCCAGCATCCGCGACGCCCAGCAGGCCCGCCGCTCCGCCCGCCCCCAGCCCCCCGAGCAATCCATGGACCCCCGGGCCGACCACCGGCGCCCGGCCGACGACACCCCTCCGGTGCAGGACAGCGTCATCGACGCCGCCGTCTACGTCGACGGCCGCCGCCAGGAGGGCCCCACCGACATCCTCGACATCGCCGACCTCCACCGCCGCACCCCCAGCCACGCGGGCGCCCTGGCCTGGATCGGCCTGCTGCGCCCCTCCAGCTCCCAGCTCCTGGCGGTGGCCGACGAGTTCGGCCTGCACGCCCTGGCCGTCGAGGACGCCATCGTCGCCCACCAGCGGCCCAAGCTGGAGCGCTACGACGACACCCTCTTCGTCGTCCTGAAGTCCGCCCGCTACCTGGACGCCGCCGAAGAGGTCGAGTTCGGCGAGATCCACCTGTTCGTCGGCAAGCACTTCGTCATCACGGTGCGGCACAACGACGCCCCCGACCTCTCGGTCGTGCGCAAGCGCCTTGAGGACGAGCCCGAACTTTTGGCGCGCGGCCCCGAGGCCGTGCTCTACGCCGTGCTCGACGCCGTGGTCGACGGCTACGCCCCCGTCGTGGCCGGGCTGCAGAACGACATCGACGAGATCGAGACCCAGGTCTTCGCCGGCGACCCCGCGGTCTCCCGCCGCATCTACAAGCTCTCGCGCGAGGTCATCGAGTTCCAGCGGGCCGCCCAGCCGCTGCTGCCCATGCTGCGGTCGCTGGGCGAGGGCTTCGAGAAGTACGACACCGACGAGGAGCTGCGCCGCTACCTGCGCGACGTCGCCGACCACGCCACCACCGTCGCCGAGCGGGTCAGCGGGTTCCGCGACATGCTGCAGAACATCCTCACCGTCAACGCCACCCTGGTCACCGAGGCCCAGAACGACGAGATGCGCCGCGTCACCGAGGCCAGCTACCTCCAGGGCGAGCAGGTCAAGAAGATCTCGGCGTGGGCGGCGATCCTGTTCGCGCCCAGCCTGATCACCGGCGTCTACGGCATGAACTTCACCCACATGCCCGAACTCGAGTGGGTCCTGGGCTACCCCTGGGCGCTGGTGCTCATGGTCGGCATCAGCGTCGCGCTCTACGTGGTCTTCAAGTGGCGCAAGTGGATGTGA
- a CDS encoding VWA domain-containing protein, translating into MTDHSDTSTALAPPEDQPERLRRWRLVLGGAAAPAFAELNAADQRMDGALAALYDQGSGGAPAGRGGPRSAGLGGSAPAVANWLGDIRRYFPTSVVRVMQADAMERLGLDRLLLEPEMMEAVEPDVHLVGTLLSLNQVMPEQARETARMVVRKVVEDLEKRLAQRTRAVVQGALDRSARTHRPRRVADIDWDRTIRRNLQHYLPEHRTVVPQNLVGYARRSRGVQRDVVLCIDQSGSMAASVVYAGVFGAVLASIRSLRTSMVVFDTSVVDLTEQLSDPVEVLFGTQLGGGTHINRALAYCEGLITRPSQSMLVLISDLYEGGVREEMLRRVAAMTAAGVQVVVLLALSDEGAPSYDRHNAAALAAMGVPAFACTPDRFPDLMAAAIQGRSLAAWVEEEQAADRG; encoded by the coding sequence ATGACCGACCACAGCGACACCTCGACCGCCCTCGCCCCACCCGAGGACCAGCCCGAGCGGCTGCGCCGGTGGCGGCTGGTCCTGGGCGGCGCCGCCGCGCCCGCCTTCGCCGAGCTGAACGCGGCCGACCAGCGCATGGACGGCGCGCTGGCCGCCCTCTACGACCAGGGCTCCGGCGGCGCACCCGCCGGGCGCGGCGGGCCGCGCTCCGCCGGCCTGGGCGGGTCGGCCCCGGCCGTGGCCAACTGGCTGGGCGACATCCGCCGGTACTTCCCCACCAGCGTGGTGCGGGTGATGCAGGCCGACGCCATGGAGCGGCTGGGCCTGGACCGGCTGCTACTGGAGCCGGAGATGATGGAGGCGGTGGAGCCCGACGTCCACCTGGTGGGCACCCTGCTCTCCCTCAACCAGGTCATGCCCGAGCAGGCGCGCGAGACCGCGCGCATGGTCGTGCGCAAGGTCGTGGAGGACCTGGAGAAGCGCCTGGCCCAGCGCACCCGCGCGGTGGTGCAGGGCGCGCTGGACCGCTCGGCGCGCACCCACCGGCCGCGCCGGGTGGCCGACATCGACTGGGACCGCACCATCCGCCGCAACCTCCAGCACTACCTGCCCGAGCACCGCACGGTGGTGCCGCAGAACCTCGTGGGCTACGCCCGGCGCAGCCGGGGCGTCCAGCGCGACGTGGTGCTGTGCATCGACCAGAGCGGCTCGATGGCGGCCTCGGTGGTCTACGCCGGGGTGTTCGGCGCGGTGCTGGCCTCCATCCGGTCGCTGCGCACCTCGATGGTGGTGTTCGACACCTCGGTCGTGGACCTCACCGAGCAGCTCAGCGACCCCGTCGAGGTGCTGTTCGGCACCCAGCTGGGCGGGGGCACCCACATCAACCGCGCCCTGGCCTACTGCGAGGGGCTGATCACCCGGCCCTCGCAGTCGATGCTGGTGCTGATCAGCGACCTCTACGAGGGCGGGGTCCGCGAGGAGATGCTGCGCCGGGTGGCCGCCATGACCGCCGCCGGCGTGCAGGTGGTGGTGCTGCTGGCGCTGTCGGACGAGGGCGCGCCCTCCTACGACCGCCACAACGCCGCCGCCCTGGCCGCCATGGGCGTGCCGGCGTTCGCCTGCACCCCCGACCGGTTCCCCGACCTGATGGCCGCCGCGATCCAGGGGCGGTCGCTGGCCGCCTGGGTCGAGGAGGAGCAGGCCGCCGACCGCGGCTAG
- a CDS encoding TetR/AcrR family transcriptional regulator: MDGAARIPTGSPHTDRAARPVRRGRPSGRTAQGDSVRERILAAATRHFAAAGYHGSSLARIAADCGLSQPGLLHHFPSKRRLLEELLAERDRRDVLAVGGWAGQSGAAVLDFVRRLVAHNARQPDVVRAFAVLSGEAVGTDHPARDYFAERYRTGVAAMAAGLRRGVEAGELRADLDCAAVAAEVLAVMDGMQTQWLLAPEDYDMAAAFGAYADRLRAAIAAPARAGG, translated from the coding sequence ATGGACGGCGCGGCACGCATTCCCACCGGTTCCCCCCACACCGACCGCGCCGCGCGCCCGGTGCGGCGCGGGCGCCCGAGCGGGCGCACCGCCCAGGGCGACTCCGTGCGCGAACGCATCCTGGCCGCCGCCACCAGGCACTTCGCGGCCGCCGGCTACCACGGGTCCTCGCTGGCCCGCATCGCCGCCGACTGCGGGCTGTCCCAACCCGGCCTCCTGCACCACTTCCCCAGCAAGCGCCGGCTGCTGGAGGAGCTGCTGGCCGAGCGCGACCGGCGCGACGTGCTCGCCGTGGGCGGCTGGGCCGGGCAGAGCGGGGCGGCGGTGCTGGACTTCGTGCGCCGCCTGGTGGCCCACAACGCCCGCCAGCCCGACGTGGTCCGCGCCTTCGCGGTGCTGTCGGGCGAGGCCGTGGGCACCGACCACCCGGCCCGCGACTACTTCGCCGAGCGCTACCGCACCGGCGTCGCCGCCATGGCCGCGGGCCTGCGGCGCGGGGTGGAGGCCGGCGAGCTGCGCGCCGATCTGGACTGCGCCGCCGTGGCCGCCGAGGTGCTGGCGGTCATGGACGGCATGCAGACCCAGTGGCTGCTGGCGCCCGAGGACTACGACATGGCCGCCGCGTTCGGCGCCTACGCCGACCGGCTGCGCGCGGCGATCGCCGCGCCCGCTCGCGCCGGGGGCTGA
- a CDS encoding SWIM zinc finger family protein yields the protein MSERWTPDDVWALAPDASSRKAAVKTAKPASWPVRGFRSGDSGAGRAVWGECSGSGSKPYQVVVDLAGTPASRCSCPSRKFPCKHALALLYLWSENTVDPGDPPDWAAEWLAKREAARERPPAAPAAPADPEAAARRLERREERVAEGLAELELWLRDQVESGLAGAPNLGYGEIDSVAARLVDAQAGRLADHVRGLSGTTSLPDWPARLLTEYSLLRLLSAAYQRRDHLPEPMRATVRARVGLPSSPDLSAPVRDTWHVLGRCDFPAGQVRGRRIWLRGATTGRTAMMVSFAPEGQVPETPVRVGTAVDADLAFHPAESRAVLVALHSDSPAEPAGTGADDALAAWSAALAADPWCTAWPVVVADAVLVRGTPWLLADPGGAALPLRQDCCPPLTAAAVSGGRPVTVAGEWTPSGLRPLTVWGPDGRAVSLDPRVVRA from the coding sequence GTGAGCGAACGCTGGACCCCTGACGACGTCTGGGCCCTCGCCCCCGACGCATCCTCCCGCAAGGCCGCCGTCAAGACCGCCAAACCGGCCTCCTGGCCGGTGCGCGGCTTCCGCTCCGGCGACTCCGGTGCGGGCCGCGCGGTGTGGGGCGAATGCTCCGGCAGCGGGTCGAAGCCCTACCAGGTCGTGGTCGACCTGGCGGGCACCCCCGCCTCCCGGTGCTCCTGCCCCAGCCGCAAGTTCCCCTGCAAGCACGCGCTGGCCCTGCTGTACCTGTGGTCGGAGAACACGGTCGACCCCGGCGACCCTCCCGACTGGGCCGCCGAGTGGCTGGCCAAGCGCGAGGCCGCGCGCGAGCGCCCGCCCGCCGCACCGGCCGCGCCCGCCGACCCCGAGGCCGCCGCCCGCCGGCTCGAACGCCGCGAGGAGCGCGTGGCCGAGGGCCTGGCCGAACTCGAACTGTGGCTGCGCGACCAGGTCGAATCCGGGCTGGCCGGGGCGCCCAACCTCGGCTACGGCGAGATCGACTCCGTGGCCGCCCGGCTGGTCGACGCCCAGGCGGGCCGCCTCGCCGACCACGTGCGCGGCCTCAGCGGCACCACCTCCCTGCCCGACTGGCCCGCGCGCCTGCTGACCGAGTACTCCCTGCTGCGCCTGCTGAGCGCCGCCTACCAGCGGCGCGACCACCTCCCCGAACCCATGCGCGCCACCGTGCGCGCCCGGGTGGGGCTGCCCTCCAGCCCCGACCTCTCCGCGCCGGTGCGCGACACCTGGCACGTCCTGGGCCGGTGCGACTTCCCCGCCGGGCAGGTCCGGGGCCGCCGCATCTGGCTGCGCGGGGCCACCACCGGGCGCACCGCCATGATGGTGTCCTTCGCCCCCGAGGGCCAGGTGCCCGAAACCCCCGTGCGGGTGGGCACGGCCGTCGACGCCGACCTCGCCTTCCACCCCGCCGAGTCCCGAGCGGTCCTGGTCGCCCTGCACTCCGACTCCCCCGCCGAGCCCGCCGGCACCGGCGCCGACGACGCGCTCGCCGCCTGGTCGGCCGCGCTGGCCGCCGACCCCTGGTGCACCGCGTGGCCGGTGGTGGTCGCCGACGCCGTGCTCGTGCGCGGCACCCCCTGGCTGCTGGCCGACCCCGGCGGCGCCGCGCTGCCGCTGCGCCAGGACTGCTGCCCGCCGCTGACGGCCGCGGCGGTGAGCGGCGGGCGGCCGGTCACCGTGGCCGGCGAGTGGACCCCCTCGGGCCTGCGGCCGCTGACCGTGTGGGGCCCCGACGGCCGCGCCGTCTCCCTCGACCCCCGGGTCGTCCGCGCCTGA
- a CDS encoding DUF5691 domain-containing protein: protein MPPDSPTAPAATWSDLVSAALVGTARRSVPQPAGLPAVERDDPALALLDRAALAAVRRRAGRTALRVPPDSPGRLPQAAPDTAPEVPGPAVLRLSSVLNADTPLLREWLGLAAERGMVVPPDVLPDLLNRGARDHDLGRLMVRVVGERGRWLAAVSDRWSYLDRLSQSGEFTVEEWRAKGAEGRRALLEAREPLLSAADEPLLEEAMADRSARVRGIALALLAQLPGTERGARLADLARRHVLLHDGAVEIRPPAADDPDIPRELGLASATGTRSEVREERLWALVTHAPLDCWLGHLGADPDEVAAAACAHNELLDTLGNAAVVQRRPDWARALLPLLFRSLSRHHHVRASRAHALVGLLPPDEQCAWAMGHAKQAPTGRGAASALLAAVECVECPWSLELGGAVADVLAAASGNDSGLHGLARAAEYRMPPELHPRMTDAARARQGTPSDPPTSDELRVAEILRSLAEKLRVRHEMHKEFH from the coding sequence GTGCCCCCCGACTCCCCGACCGCGCCCGCGGCCACCTGGAGCGACCTCGTCTCCGCGGCCCTGGTGGGCACCGCCCGCCGCTCGGTGCCCCAACCCGCCGGCCTCCCGGCCGTCGAGCGCGACGACCCCGCGCTGGCCCTGCTCGACCGCGCCGCGCTGGCGGCGGTGCGCCGGCGCGCCGGGCGGACCGCCCTGCGCGTACCGCCCGACTCCCCCGGCCGCCTGCCGCAGGCGGCGCCCGACACCGCGCCCGAGGTCCCCGGCCCCGCCGTGCTCCGCCTGTCCTCGGTCCTCAACGCCGACACCCCGCTGCTGCGCGAGTGGCTGGGCCTCGCCGCCGAACGCGGCATGGTCGTCCCGCCCGACGTGCTGCCCGACCTGCTGAACCGCGGCGCCCGCGACCACGACCTCGGTCGGCTGATGGTGCGCGTGGTGGGCGAGCGCGGCCGCTGGCTGGCCGCCGTCAGCGACCGCTGGTCCTACCTCGACCGGCTCTCCCAGAGCGGGGAGTTCACCGTCGAGGAGTGGCGCGCCAAGGGCGCCGAGGGCCGCCGCGCCCTGCTGGAGGCCCGCGAACCCCTGCTGTCGGCCGCCGACGAACCCCTGCTCGAAGAGGCCATGGCCGACCGCAGCGCGCGGGTGCGCGGCATCGCCCTGGCACTGCTGGCCCAACTCCCGGGCACCGAGCGCGGCGCGCGCCTGGCCGACCTCGCCCGCCGCCACGTGCTGCTCCACGACGGCGCGGTCGAGATCCGCCCGCCCGCGGCCGACGACCCCGACATTCCCCGCGAACTCGGCCTGGCCTCGGCCACCGGAACCCGCTCCGAGGTCCGCGAGGAGCGCCTGTGGGCGCTGGTCACCCACGCCCCGCTCGACTGCTGGCTGGGCCACCTGGGCGCCGACCCCGACGAGGTCGCGGCCGCCGCCTGTGCCCACAACGAACTGCTCGACACCCTGGGCAACGCCGCGGTCGTGCAGCGGCGCCCGGACTGGGCGCGGGCCCTGCTGCCCCTGCTGTTCCGCAGCCTCTCCCGCCACCACCACGTGCGCGCCAGCCGCGCCCACGCCCTGGTCGGCCTGCTGCCGCCCGACGAGCAGTGCGCCTGGGCCATGGGGCACGCCAAGCAGGCCCCCACCGGGCGCGGCGCGGCCTCGGCCCTGCTCGCGGCGGTCGAGTGCGTGGAGTGCCCCTGGAGCCTGGAGCTGGGCGGCGCCGTGGCCGACGTGCTGGCCGCCGCCTCGGGCAACGACAGCGGCCTGCACGGCCTGGCCCGCGCCGCCGAGTACCGCATGCCGCCCGAGCTGCACCCGCGCATGACCGACGCCGCGCGCGCCCGCCAGGGCACCCCCTCCGACCCTCCCACCAGCGACGAGCTTCGCGTCGCCGAGATCCTGCGCAGCCTCGCCGAGAAGCTGCGCGTCCGCCACGAGATGCACAAGGAGTTCCATTGA
- a CDS encoding methyltransferase codes for MAGQEAESRELLRLMVGPWLAEAVVTAVRTGVVDRLGDGPCGADELAAALDLRPEPLVRLLRLLAALGLVEERGGRFSLTSMGELLHSDHPSSMRDLALLYNSDFFLRAWRGLPEAVRTGEQAFQSVHGTDVYSYLAAHHDDAALFDAGMSVGSGFAAGLPAAFDFARVGRVADIGGGDGTRLSALLSEHPHLHGTLQERPQALESARERLAPFIEEGRCDLVGADFRERVVPGADVYLLCRVLHNWDDSTSGRLLANCAAVMGPRSRLLIVERIMPDGRHPWLSRAFDLHMMVMTAGRERTVGEYEALLRPAGLRTLEVRDLAVEMRVLVAGPA; via the coding sequence ATGGCCGGGCAGGAAGCCGAGAGCCGCGAGCTGCTGCGGCTGATGGTGGGGCCGTGGCTGGCCGAGGCCGTGGTCACGGCCGTGCGCACGGGGGTCGTCGACCGGCTCGGCGACGGCCCGTGCGGCGCCGACGAGCTGGCGGCCGCGCTGGACCTGCGCCCCGAGCCGCTGGTGCGGCTGCTGCGGCTGCTGGCCGCCCTGGGCCTGGTGGAGGAGCGCGGCGGCCGGTTCTCGCTGACCTCCATGGGCGAGCTGCTGCACAGCGACCACCCGTCGTCGATGCGCGACCTGGCGCTGCTCTACAACAGCGACTTCTTCCTGCGGGCCTGGCGCGGGCTGCCCGAGGCCGTGCGCACGGGCGAGCAGGCGTTCCAGAGCGTGCACGGCACCGACGTCTACTCCTACCTGGCGGCCCACCACGACGACGCCGCGCTGTTCGACGCCGGCATGTCGGTGGGCAGCGGGTTCGCCGCCGGGCTGCCCGCGGCCTTCGACTTCGCCCGCGTCGGCCGGGTGGCCGACATCGGCGGCGGCGACGGCACCCGCCTGTCGGCGCTGCTGAGCGAGCACCCCCACCTGCACGGCACCCTCCAGGAGCGCCCCCAGGCGCTGGAGAGCGCGCGCGAGCGGCTGGCGCCGTTCATCGAAGAGGGCCGCTGCGACCTCGTCGGCGCCGACTTCCGCGAGCGCGTGGTGCCCGGTGCCGACGTCTACCTGCTGTGCCGGGTGCTGCACAACTGGGACGACTCCACCAGCGGGCGGCTGCTGGCCAACTGCGCGGCGGTCATGGGCCCCAGATCGCGGCTGCTGATCGTGGAGCGGATCATGCCCGACGGCCGCCACCCGTGGCTGTCGCGGGCGTTCGACCTGCACATGATGGTCATGACCGCCGGCCGCGAGCGCACGGTGGGGGAGTACGAGGCGCTGCTGCGGCCCGCGGGACTGCGCACCCTGGAGGTGCGCGACCTCGCCGTGGAGATGCGGGTCCTGGTGGCCGGCCCGGCCTGA
- a CDS encoding DUF5682 family protein — translation MARVDTDRVHVLGVRHHGPGSARAVAAELERLRPDLVLIEGPPEADQLTGLVGEGLEPPVALLAYVPGEPARAAFWPFAVFSPEWVALSYAARNGVEVRFCDLPAAHTLAEPEAEPKPEAGEDSGGAASDCGGGAGPGAAEVPAPEGADTPLPAAAPDSGDEAERRVTDPLGVLAEAAGYDDPERWWDEVVEGRETGPDTPSPFPAIAEAMAAVRAELGTGLTGAAAEREARREAHMRQVLRKALREDHRRIAVVCGAWHVPALLEHPRVSDDTAVLRGLPKAKVAATWIPWTHGRLAAASGYRAGVRAPGWYHHLFTAPDRPVERWLAEAGRLLRERDHAVSSAHVIEAVRLTQTLAVLRGRPLAGLEEVADAVESVLCEGARTRAEVLHRDMVVGERLGSVPEHTPMVPLQRDLAAQQKRVRLQPSATPRDLDLDLREDNGRRRSVLLHRLRLLGVNWGTPQRGATGSKGTFRESWHLVWAPELDLSLIEAGVWGTDVESAATARVRARAAEADLPTLTALAEKCLHADLTDAIGGVLAALTARAAEDTDIERLMAALPPLARSVRYGDVRKSDSAALHRVAAQLLARVCTGLVPALTGLDDAAAAAMVKAVDAVQGAAVLLGGQAEADWLDALGAVAVRESAPGRVAGRANRILHDAGRLDDSALALRMTRATSRGVEPARAAAWLEGFLSGSGLLLVHDTALLEVVDTWLAGLSGEAFTEVLPLVRRTFGSFAAPERRAIGDQVSRLGEAAGSVEDDPADDLDPARAAPAVAAVAELLGVTAPVPA, via the coding sequence ATGGCGCGCGTCGACACCGACCGCGTGCACGTCCTGGGGGTGCGCCACCACGGCCCGGGGTCGGCGCGCGCGGTGGCGGCCGAGCTTGAGCGGCTGCGTCCCGACCTCGTGCTCATCGAGGGTCCGCCCGAGGCCGACCAGCTCACCGGGCTGGTCGGCGAGGGCCTGGAGCCGCCGGTGGCGCTGCTGGCCTACGTGCCCGGGGAGCCGGCGCGGGCGGCGTTCTGGCCGTTCGCGGTGTTCTCCCCGGAGTGGGTGGCGCTGAGCTACGCCGCCCGCAACGGCGTCGAGGTCCGCTTCTGCGACCTTCCGGCGGCCCACACCCTCGCCGAGCCCGAGGCCGAGCCCAAGCCGGAGGCCGGCGAGGACTCCGGCGGCGCGGCGTCCGACTGCGGGGGCGGGGCCGGCCCCGGCGCGGCGGAGGTCCCGGCCCCCGAGGGCGCCGACACCCCGCTGCCGGCGGCGGCCCCCGACTCCGGCGACGAGGCCGAGCGCCGCGTCACCGACCCGCTGGGCGTCCTCGCCGAGGCCGCCGGCTACGACGACCCCGAGCGGTGGTGGGACGAGGTGGTCGAGGGCCGCGAGACCGGCCCCGACACCCCCTCGCCCTTCCCCGCGATCGCCGAGGCCATGGCGGCGGTGCGGGCCGAACTGGGCACCGGCCTGACCGGCGCCGCCGCCGAACGCGAGGCCCGCCGCGAGGCCCACATGCGCCAGGTGCTGCGCAAGGCGCTGCGCGAGGACCACCGGCGCATCGCCGTGGTCTGCGGCGCCTGGCACGTGCCGGCGCTGCTGGAGCACCCCCGCGTCTCCGACGACACCGCCGTGCTGCGCGGGCTGCCCAAGGCCAAGGTCGCGGCCACGTGGATCCCCTGGACCCACGGCCGGCTGGCCGCCGCGTCGGGCTACCGCGCCGGCGTGCGGGCGCCCGGCTGGTACCACCACCTCTTCACCGCGCCCGACCGCCCGGTGGAGAGGTGGCTGGCCGAGGCCGGGCGGCTGCTGCGCGAGCGCGACCACGCGGTGTCCTCCGCCCACGTCATCGAGGCCGTGCGGCTGACCCAGACCCTGGCCGTGCTGCGCGGTCGGCCGCTGGCCGGCCTGGAGGAGGTCGCCGACGCCGTGGAGTCGGTGCTGTGCGAGGGCGCGCGGACGCGCGCCGAGGTGCTGCACCGCGACATGGTCGTCGGCGAGCGGCTGGGCTCGGTGCCCGAGCACACGCCCATGGTGCCGCTGCAGCGCGACCTCGCCGCCCAGCAGAAGCGGGTGCGGCTGCAGCCCTCGGCCACCCCGCGCGACCTCGACCTGGACCTGCGCGAGGACAACGGCCGGCGGCGCAGCGTGCTGCTGCACCGGCTGCGGCTGCTGGGCGTCAACTGGGGCACCCCCCAGCGCGGCGCCACGGGCTCCAAGGGCACCTTCCGGGAGTCCTGGCACCTGGTGTGGGCCCCCGAACTCGACCTCTCGCTGATCGAGGCCGGGGTGTGGGGCACCGACGTGGAGTCCGCCGCCACCGCCCGCGTGCGGGCCCGCGCGGCAGAGGCCGACCTGCCCACGCTCACCGCACTGGCCGAGAAGTGCCTGCACGCCGACCTCACCGACGCCATCGGCGGGGTCCTGGCCGCGCTGACCGCGCGCGCCGCCGAGGACACCGACATCGAACGGCTGATGGCGGCCCTGCCGCCGCTGGCCCGCTCGGTGCGCTACGGCGACGTCCGCAAGAGCGACTCCGCGGCGCTGCACCGGGTGGCCGCCCAACTGCTGGCGCGGGTGTGCACCGGGCTGGTCCCGGCCCTCACCGGGCTCGACGACGCCGCGGCGGCGGCCATGGTCAAGGCGGTCGACGCCGTGCAGGGCGCCGCCGTGCTGCTGGGCGGCCAGGCCGAGGCCGACTGGCTGGACGCCCTGGGCGCGGTGGCGGTGCGGGAGTCCGCGCCGGGCCGGGTGGCGGGGCGGGCCAACCGCATCCTGCACGACGCCGGCCGGCTCGACGACTCCGCGCTGGCGCTGCGCATGACGCGGGCCACCTCGCGCGGGGTGGAGCCGGCGCGCGCCGCCGCCTGGCTGGAGGGCTTCCTCTCGGGCAGCGGGCTGCTGCTGGTGCACGACACCGCGCTGCTGGAGGTGGTGGACACCTGGCTCGCCGGCCTGTCCGGCGAGGCGTTCACCGAGGTCCTGCCGCTGGTGCGGCGCACCTTCGGATCGTTCGCCGCGCCCGAGCGCCGCGCCATCGGCGACCAGGTGAGCCGCCTGGGCGAGGCCGCCGGCTCCGTCGAGGACGACCCCGCCGACGACCTCGACCCCGCGCGCGCCGCGCCCGCGGTGGCCGCGGTGGCCGAACTGCTCGGCGTGACCGCACCCGTCCCGGCCTGA